One Lentibacillus cibarius DNA window includes the following coding sequences:
- the trpA gene encoding tryptophan synthase subunit alpha, with amino-acid sequence MSNEALDQALANKRQAGKNIIVPYIMAGDGGLDILEERLEFLQECGAAAVELGIPFSDPVADGPTIQDAGQRAMERGTTLTSVLETLANFKAKRTIPVILMTYFNPIYVYGIESFAKDCVSAGVSGVIIPDLPMEEEAGIVACLQEHAISCIRLAAMTSPNHRLRDIAGRTEGFLYAVSVKGTTGARAGHDSHVKAYLQNLKQMTNTPVLAGFGVSNPEQARELASHCDGVIIGSRIVDWFHKGQTDAIKQLIQNSI; translated from the coding sequence ATGAGTAACGAAGCGTTGGATCAAGCACTGGCAAATAAAAGACAGGCAGGCAAAAATATCATCGTGCCATATATTATGGCTGGTGATGGCGGTCTTGATATACTTGAGGAGCGGCTGGAATTTTTACAGGAATGCGGGGCTGCAGCTGTTGAACTCGGTATCCCTTTCTCCGATCCGGTTGCAGACGGCCCGACGATTCAAGATGCCGGTCAACGGGCAATGGAAAGAGGTACGACTTTAACAAGCGTCCTGGAAACACTGGCAAACTTCAAAGCGAAACGAACGATTCCTGTCATTCTAATGACTTATTTCAACCCTATTTACGTTTATGGTATTGAATCATTCGCCAAAGACTGCGTGAGTGCCGGGGTGAGTGGTGTCATCATCCCTGATTTGCCGATGGAAGAGGAAGCAGGAATTGTTGCTTGTCTACAGGAGCATGCCATTTCTTGCATCCGTCTGGCTGCGATGACCAGTCCGAATCACCGGCTTCGTGACATAGCGGGCCGTACGGAGGGATTTCTTTATGCCGTTTCGGTCAAAGGGACGACCGGCGCCAGAGCTGGGCATGACAGTCACGTCAAAGCTTATTTGCAAAACTTGAAGCAAATGACCAACACACCAGTTCTGGCCGGATTCGGGGTATCCAATCCGGAACAAGCCCGTGAACTGGCTTCCCATTGTGACGGTGTGATTATCGGCAGCCGGATTGTGGATTGGTTTCATAAAGGACAAACGGACGCTATCAAACAACTGATCCAAAATAGTATCTAA
- a CDS encoding CAP domain-containing protein, translating into MRKIGNIIIFILIVGTLWHFYGSTFTQSGVQGVFTEMRSDFNELKENPKVINTVNYINEEVQHLLDKLNEMTSDQDKPNQTVPEQPQQDTPSKDSSAAYDIQLGNSRSDVEQQTGSPQRSSLNEYGVDWVTYHKNYRNFIMVAYNSENKVAGLYTNQNLLPSIKEITYETSKDTVRSVFDKPLDSIRKGFVNYRLQNKQGYDMFHVDNKYITIFYDKHEGNTVTAVQIISDELERQKQSYFGKPSKELKKGLEYQLFDLTNAARVSRGLNPLTWQQSARKTARSHSTNMAEKNFFGHTNPSGQSPFDRMREDNISFRTAGENLAAGQPSSIFAHEGLMNSMGHRKNILKTNFEKLVIGVAFNDDAQPFYTETFWAD; encoded by the coding sequence ATGCGGAAGATCGGAAACATCATAATTTTCATCCTTATCGTCGGAACACTGTGGCATTTTTATGGCAGTACGTTCACTCAATCGGGTGTTCAAGGTGTTTTCACGGAAATGCGCTCGGATTTTAACGAATTAAAAGAAAATCCGAAAGTCATCAACACCGTTAATTATATCAATGAAGAAGTCCAACATTTGCTAGATAAGTTAAACGAAATGACATCAGATCAGGATAAGCCTAATCAAACGGTTCCTGAACAGCCGCAACAAGATACGCCGTCTAAGGATTCTTCCGCTGCTTACGATATTCAACTTGGCAATAGCCGCTCGGACGTGGAGCAGCAAACAGGTTCCCCACAACGGTCGTCGTTGAATGAATATGGTGTCGATTGGGTTACTTATCATAAAAACTACCGAAATTTTATCATGGTCGCTTATAATAGTGAAAATAAGGTGGCCGGGTTATACACGAACCAAAATCTACTGCCATCTATAAAAGAAATCACCTATGAAACCTCCAAGGACACCGTACGTTCGGTGTTCGACAAGCCGCTGGATAGCATTCGCAAAGGCTTTGTCAATTACCGACTGCAAAATAAGCAAGGATACGATATGTTTCATGTGGATAATAAATATATAACGATCTTTTACGACAAACATGAAGGCAACACGGTAACAGCGGTGCAAATCATCAGTGATGAGCTTGAACGGCAAAAGCAAAGCTACTTCGGAAAGCCGAGTAAAGAACTGAAAAAGGGATTGGAATATCAATTATTCGACCTAACCAACGCCGCTAGAGTCAGCCGTGGTCTGAACCCACTTACCTGGCAGCAATCAGCAAGAAAAACAGCTCGCAGTCACAGTACCAATATGGCCGAAAAAAACTTCTTCGGCCACACTAACCCATCAGGCCAATCTCCTTTCGACCGCATGCGGGAAGATAATATTTCCTTCCGTACGGCCGGAGAAAACCTCGCAGCGGGTCAACCAAGCAGCATTTTTGCCCATGAAGGCTTGATGAACTCGATGGGACACCGGAAAAATATTTTAAAAACAAATTTTGAAAAACTCGTCATCGGTGTCGCTTTTAATGACGACGCCCAGCCGTTCTATACCGAAACGTTTTGGGCAGATTAG
- a CDS encoding LrgB family protein yields MQETIIGIVFIIATVLMYLFMSRLYHRFRLPILIPALTTTFAIVLMLLLLGVPYDTYMIGGQWIDTLLGPAIVSLAYPLYKQRHLLVKNLYPILGGVVVGSLTGISSGLLLAQSLGFKEELLFSLLPKSVTTPVAMQIADGLGGLPSLAVLFVMTAGFTGVVVGPYILHWFRLDSSLAKGMAFGSASHAIGTSKAVEYGEYTTSVSSVAMTLSAIACSVFGPLIVLLFYA; encoded by the coding sequence ATGCAAGAAACAATTATCGGAATCGTCTTCATCATAGCAACGGTTCTCATGTATCTCTTCATGAGTCGTTTATACCATCGTTTTCGTTTACCGATTCTTATTCCTGCTTTAACAACGACGTTTGCCATTGTACTTATGCTTTTGCTGTTAGGGGTACCATATGATACCTATATGATTGGCGGGCAATGGATTGATACGTTGCTCGGCCCGGCCATTGTATCGCTTGCTTATCCCTTGTACAAACAGCGGCATCTCTTGGTTAAAAATCTGTATCCGATTTTGGGTGGTGTAGTAGTCGGCTCCCTTACCGGCATTTCCAGTGGTCTTTTGTTGGCGCAGTCGCTTGGTTTTAAAGAGGAGCTGCTTTTTTCTCTTCTGCCTAAATCGGTAACGACCCCCGTTGCGATGCAAATTGCTGATGGGTTGGGTGGCTTGCCATCACTTGCTGTCCTGTTTGTTATGACAGCAGGGTTTACGGGTGTCGTCGTTGGACCTTATATTCTTCATTGGTTCAGACTTGATAGTTCATTGGCAAAAGGAATGGCTTTCGGCAGCGCATCGCATGCTATAGGAACATCCAAAGCCGTTGAATATGGTGAATATACGACATCGGTAAGCTCTGTTGCCATGACGTTAAGCGCCATTGCCTGTTCTGTTTTCGGCCCGTTGATTGTGTTGTTGTTCTATGCTTAA
- a CDS encoding GntR family transcriptional regulator, with amino-acid sequence MNVHFNKRDPVYVQVIRHFKEQIATGVFEPGQEIPSRRELANRLKINPNTAQRAYKEMEEAGLIYTERNLPSRITKDEKVLRAVREELIDEAVDTFVHSIRSINVSADDVLDRVKEKFETDKDTRGYDND; translated from the coding sequence ATGAATGTACATTTTAATAAACGCGATCCGGTCTATGTGCAGGTGATCCGCCATTTTAAGGAGCAGATTGCAACCGGCGTGTTTGAGCCGGGGCAGGAGATTCCCTCAAGGCGGGAGCTGGCAAACCGGCTGAAAATAAATCCGAATACTGCACAACGCGCATATAAAGAAATGGAGGAAGCGGGTTTGATTTATACGGAGCGAAACTTGCCGAGCAGAATTACGAAAGATGAAAAGGTGCTACGTGCAGTCAGGGAGGAATTGATTGACGAAGCAGTAGATACATTTGTTCACTCGATTCGTTCCATTAATGTATCAGCTGATGATGTGCTGGATCGAGTCAAGGAAAAATTTGAAACAGACAAGGATACAAGGGGGTACGACAATGATTGA
- a CDS encoding SHOCT domain-containing protein, translated as MTVEGYIRLGLTLVVLVVLVIILYRFRAGKSNRRQSSLEIMKERLEKGEITEEEYEKARKKQGK; from the coding sequence ATGACGGTGGAAGGTTATATCAGATTGGGTTTGACGCTAGTTGTTTTGGTCGTATTGGTGATCATCCTCTACCGGTTTCGCGCTGGAAAAAGTAACCGGCGGCAAAGTTCCTTAGAAATCATGAAGGAACGGTTAGAGAAAGGTGAGATTACCGAGGAAGAATATGAAAAGGCCAGGAAAAAGCAGGGGAAATAA
- a CDS encoding CidA/LrgA family protein yields the protein MKIITVVLQVALLYAFYIAGNLLQNLLHLPIPGSIVGLLLLFAALLLKIWPIQWIETGSVFLLNYLPLLFVPATAGVMNYLGLFAGRTVWLFVVTIISTLLVMIFTGHTSQLLTKFRGKRKEKAECKKQLSESSSS from the coding sequence ATGAAAATCATAACTGTTGTGCTACAGGTTGCGTTGTTATACGCTTTTTATATCGCTGGTAATTTGCTACAGAATCTTTTGCATTTGCCTATTCCGGGTAGTATTGTTGGATTATTGCTTTTATTTGCCGCTTTACTGTTGAAGATATGGCCCATTCAGTGGATTGAAACGGGATCCGTCTTTTTATTGAATTATTTACCGCTGTTATTTGTTCCTGCCACTGCAGGTGTAATGAATTATCTTGGTCTTTTTGCCGGCCGTACCGTTTGGCTTTTTGTCGTTACCATCATCAGTACCCTGCTTGTCATGATTTTTACTGGCCACACGAGCCAATTATTGACAAAGTTTAGGGGGAAGCGAAAGGAGAAAGCGGAATGCAAGAAACAATTATCGGAATCGTCTTCATCATAG
- the mnmH gene encoding tRNA 2-selenouridine(34) synthase MnmH yields MFQDITLQEFFEKQRKGELTAIDVRSPKEFHEGTIPGSINIPVFTDDERAEVGTLYKQVGKQAAKKRGLEIMSAKLPDFVNKFEQIDTPKVVFCWRGGMRSRAAATFTDFMGIDVNRLQGGIRSYRRWVVNELEKAAFPPDIVVLNGNTGTGKTKILHRLWEKGYPVIDLEGMAGHRGSIFGHIGVEPANQKKFDSRLVHAIHQYWDEPFVLVEGESKRIGKVSIPSFLYEKKEQSVQLFIDLPIEQRIQNILDDYQPWNHPDAFMEAYSHIQKRIHTPVAKQIEDDLRKGHYNDAFRQLLDYYYDPRYQHTTEKYTADQIKQINAANLDEATTRIEHAISAMYPKKAASFK; encoded by the coding sequence ATGTTTCAAGATATTACGCTACAGGAGTTTTTTGAAAAACAACGCAAGGGCGAGCTCACCGCGATTGATGTCCGTTCGCCAAAGGAATTCCATGAAGGAACCATCCCAGGGAGTATTAATATACCAGTGTTTACAGATGACGAGCGGGCCGAAGTCGGTACCCTTTATAAGCAAGTAGGCAAACAAGCTGCAAAAAAGCGCGGACTGGAGATTATGTCTGCCAAACTGCCGGACTTCGTTAATAAATTTGAACAAATCGACACACCTAAAGTCGTATTTTGCTGGCGCGGCGGTATGCGTAGTAGGGCCGCTGCCACTTTTACTGACTTCATGGGCATTGACGTTAATAGGCTGCAGGGTGGCATCCGATCGTATCGGCGATGGGTTGTAAACGAATTGGAAAAAGCAGCATTCCCGCCGGATATTGTCGTCTTAAACGGAAATACCGGCACTGGCAAAACAAAAATCCTGCACCGCCTTTGGGAGAAAGGCTACCCGGTCATTGACCTCGAAGGAATGGCTGGTCATAGAGGGTCCATTTTCGGTCATATTGGCGTTGAGCCAGCGAATCAGAAAAAGTTTGATTCCCGCCTGGTTCACGCAATACATCAATACTGGGATGAACCGTTTGTATTAGTGGAAGGTGAAAGTAAACGTATCGGCAAAGTCAGTATCCCAAGCTTTCTTTATGAGAAAAAGGAACAAAGTGTGCAGCTGTTCATTGATTTGCCAATCGAACAGCGCATCCAAAACATTCTGGACGACTATCAACCATGGAATCATCCGGATGCATTTATGGAAGCATACAGTCACATACAAAAACGCATCCATACACCGGTTGCCAAACAAATTGAGGACGATTTGCGAAAAGGTCACTACAACGACGCTTTCCGGCAACTGCTTGACTATTACTATGATCCGCGCTATCAACATACAACGGAAAAATACACTGCTGATCAAATAAAGCAAATTAATGCAGCTAATTTGGATGAAGCAACTACCCGGATTGAACATGCAATCTCGGCAATGTATCCAAAAAAAGCAGCATCTTTCAAATAA
- a CDS encoding CotY/CotZ family spore coat protein, giving the protein MADCVCNIVREIIEAQDQVNNNNDGCCTTSCEGSIQDLLRPEMNNNNNGPDTVPFILYCEGDCNPFIASGVYRDVVAGTNATFFNCLQSPILRAKEFTDENECCVRLELLAPVNSTGDVTFDEGDNVCEFFSENTGERARGFIATGICITVDLNTFNGIQCLDAVTPLPSSQFVTG; this is encoded by the coding sequence ATGGCAGACTGTGTATGTAATATTGTGAGGGAAATTATCGAGGCACAAGATCAGGTGAACAACAATAATGATGGTTGCTGCACAACAAGCTGTGAAGGCTCCATCCAGGATCTGCTTAGACCGGAAATGAACAATAACAATAACGGACCTGACACCGTTCCATTTATTCTTTACTGTGAAGGCGACTGTAACCCGTTCATTGCCAGCGGAGTATACCGGGATGTTGTTGCAGGCACCAATGCAACATTCTTCAACTGCTTACAGTCCCCTATCCTGCGTGCGAAGGAATTCACTGATGAGAACGAATGCTGTGTAAGACTAGAACTTCTTGCACCGGTCAACTCAACTGGAGACGTTACGTTCGATGAGGGAGATAACGTCTGTGAATTCTTCTCTGAAAACACTGGTGAAAGAGCTAGAGGCTTCATAGCAACTGGTATCTGCATCACGGTTGACTTGAATACTTTCAATGGTATTCAGTGTCTTGATGCAGTGACACCACTTCCTTCTTCCCAGTTTGTAACAGGTTAA
- a CDS encoding ABC transporter ATP-binding protein codes for MIEVKDVKKKFGRKHVLKGVSFTANKGEITCVIGINGVGKTTILNAVMNLTPLNGGQILIDGEKINKHSYEKITFIPDAIMMLPSMTIREAMQFMDDFYDSWNQERATELLGFFKLKENEKINNLSKGNRAKINLLLGLALDVDYLLMDEPFSGIDIFSREQIADVFTSHLVEDRGVIITTHEISDIEHLIDKSVLLDDGIVLKEFNTEDMRETEGKSIVDVMREVYQQ; via the coding sequence ATGATTGAAGTGAAAGACGTGAAGAAAAAATTTGGCCGTAAACACGTACTAAAGGGTGTTTCCTTCACGGCCAACAAAGGAGAAATTACTTGCGTTATCGGGATCAACGGGGTCGGTAAAACAACGATACTCAATGCGGTGATGAACCTGACGCCCCTTAATGGCGGACAAATCCTGATTGACGGAGAGAAAATAAACAAACACAGCTATGAAAAAATCACGTTCATTCCGGATGCCATTATGATGCTACCGAGCATGACGATTCGTGAGGCGATGCAGTTCATGGACGATTTTTACGACAGTTGGAATCAGGAACGCGCAACGGAATTACTCGGTTTTTTCAAATTGAAGGAAAACGAGAAAATCAATAACTTATCTAAAGGGAATCGAGCGAAAATCAATTTGTTGCTTGGACTGGCGCTGGATGTGGATTATTTGCTGATGGATGAGCCATTTTCCGGAATTGATATATTCAGCCGCGAGCAAATCGCCGACGTATTCACGAGCCATCTGGTGGAAGATCGTGGTGTGATTATAACGACGCATGAAATTAGTGATATTGAGCACCTGATTGATAAATCGGTGCTGCTGGACGACGGTATTGTTTTAAAAGAATTTAATACAGAAGATATGCGGGAAACAGAAGGGAAGTCAATCGTTGATGTGATGAGAGAGGTGTATCAGCAATGA
- a CDS encoding thioredoxin family protein, whose amino-acid sequence MRSFTELHSIDAIDLFTKDNRLSLLYVSRPGCSVCHGLLPQVQTLMENYPEIQLGHINADEVKEVAGHFSIFTVPVILVFVEGKEHIREARIVHMDLLEEKLDKIYKNVAG is encoded by the coding sequence ATGCGTTCTTTCACTGAATTACACTCCATTGATGCAATCGATCTGTTCACGAAAGACAACCGCCTGAGTTTACTATATGTTTCCCGCCCTGGCTGTAGCGTTTGTCACGGTTTGCTGCCACAGGTACAAACACTGATGGAAAACTACCCGGAAATACAGTTGGGACACATTAATGCAGATGAAGTAAAAGAAGTTGCCGGACATTTTTCCATTTTCACCGTCCCGGTCATCCTTGTGTTTGTGGAAGGAAAAGAACACATTCGAGAAGCACGAATTGTGCATATGGATTTATTGGAGGAAAAACTGGATAAAATCTATAAAAACGTGGCTGGATGA
- a CDS encoding phosphoribosylanthranilate isomerase, which translates to MLVKICGNTTVEAAQEAVRSGADFIGLVFAPSKRQLTPEQAADISAALPSTVKKVGVFVNETKEAITRIAEEVGLDIIQLHGDEPPAFAEELAYPVIKAFAMTQASPEAIAAYPCDYYLLDSGTGPYRGGNGTTFDWNQLTDTYLDPNKIILAGGLTPENVQSAISIAKPAGVDVSSGVETNGQKDHAKIKQFINHAKSACSTTTPKTKG; encoded by the coding sequence ATGCTCGTTAAAATTTGCGGAAACACCACCGTGGAAGCAGCACAAGAAGCTGTTCGTTCCGGCGCTGATTTCATTGGATTGGTATTCGCGCCAAGCAAGCGGCAGCTGACACCAGAACAAGCAGCCGACATAAGTGCCGCTCTCCCTTCTACAGTGAAAAAGGTTGGCGTTTTTGTGAACGAAACGAAAGAAGCGATCACCCGCATTGCCGAGGAAGTTGGATTAGATATCATTCAGCTGCACGGTGATGAGCCCCCAGCCTTTGCTGAGGAGCTTGCATATCCGGTCATCAAGGCCTTTGCCATGACACAGGCCTCCCCGGAAGCAATCGCAGCATATCCGTGTGATTATTATCTGCTTGACAGCGGGACTGGACCATACCGCGGTGGCAATGGAACAACCTTTGACTGGAACCAATTAACGGATACCTACCTTGATCCGAATAAAATCATTCTGGCAGGCGGGCTGACCCCTGAAAACGTACAATCAGCCATTTCCATCGCAAAACCGGCCGGAGTCGATGTATCGAGCGGTGTCGAAACAAATGGACAAAAAGATCACGCGAAGATCAAGCAATTTATTAATCATGCTAAGAGTGCATGTTCAACAACAACCCCTAAAACGAAAGGATGA
- a CDS encoding alpha/beta hydrolase, producing MNKRLCFLLLMTIVLLVVAGCSDHRENAKEDAAMNGKWTGSIEVSNQSLAFIVNLKKDDEWTGTISIPAQGVKDYPLSSVTVDGEQVSFFMEIQGEQLSFSGTFANESIAGNFSQRGQTFSFKLTKGSPVKEDDGNFLHVETDKGTLYGEVEQPDGQGPFPVMIIIPGSGPTDRNGNSSGVQGENNSLKMLAERLAEQGIASVRYDKRGVGKNVEAAIPENELLFDQLVDDAVAWTELLAQDDKYANIGIIGHSQGSLVGMLAAQQGDVNTFISLSGAGRTIDQVLYSQLQSQLPDGLLQEAKDILGKMKQDYQVQKNISQELQNLFRPSVQDFLASWMAYDPSEEIASLDMSVLLVNGGRDLQVPVSEAELLRKAKPDADRLVLEKMNHVLKEAPAAEQGNKETYGNPDLPLADGLVDGIVGFLKENDFEAERGEKNGG from the coding sequence GTGAACAAAAGGCTATGTTTTTTATTGTTAATGACAATCGTGTTGTTGGTTGTTGCCGGTTGTAGTGATCATCGTGAAAATGCCAAGGAGGATGCTGCCATGAACGGAAAATGGACAGGATCAATCGAGGTGTCTAATCAGTCGCTAGCATTTATTGTAAACTTGAAAAAAGATGACGAATGGACAGGGACCATCAGTATTCCAGCTCAAGGTGTTAAGGATTACCCGTTGTCTTCTGTTACCGTAGATGGAGAACAAGTGTCATTCTTCATGGAGATCCAAGGGGAGCAGCTTTCCTTTAGCGGTACATTTGCCAATGAGTCGATTGCAGGAAACTTTAGTCAGCGTGGACAGACGTTTTCATTTAAATTGACGAAAGGCAGCCCTGTTAAAGAAGATGATGGTAATTTTCTCCATGTGGAAACGGATAAAGGTACACTCTATGGCGAAGTAGAACAACCTGATGGGCAGGGGCCTTTTCCAGTTATGATTATCATTCCAGGTTCAGGGCCAACTGACCGTAATGGGAATTCCAGTGGTGTTCAGGGAGAAAATAATAGCCTGAAAATGCTGGCAGAAAGGTTGGCGGAACAGGGAATCGCCAGTGTCCGCTACGATAAACGCGGTGTCGGAAAAAACGTAGAGGCCGCCATTCCAGAAAATGAGCTTCTGTTTGATCAGCTTGTGGACGACGCAGTGGCTTGGACGGAGCTGCTCGCACAGGATGATAAGTATGCAAACATTGGTATCATTGGACATAGCCAGGGGTCGTTAGTTGGCATGCTGGCAGCACAGCAGGGAGATGTAAACACATTCATTTCGCTTAGCGGCGCCGGCCGTACGATTGATCAAGTGCTTTATAGTCAACTACAATCCCAATTACCTGATGGTTTGCTGCAAGAAGCAAAAGACATTCTTGGGAAAATGAAGCAAGATTATCAAGTACAGAAGAATATAAGTCAGGAACTGCAGAATCTTTTCCGGCCGTCAGTACAAGACTTCTTAGCATCATGGATGGCGTATGATCCGAGTGAAGAAATTGCTTCCTTGGATATGTCGGTCCTGCTGGTCAACGGTGGTCGTGATTTACAAGTGCCGGTTAGTGAGGCAGAGTTGCTTCGTAAGGCAAAACCTGATGCTGATAGGTTAGTCCTTGAAAAAATGAACCACGTATTAAAAGAAGCACCAGCTGCTGAACAGGGAAACAAAGAAACATACGGTAATCCGGATCTTCCGTTGGCGGATGGTTTGGTGGATGGAATCGTCGGCTTTTTAAAAGAAAATGACTTTGAGGCAGAAAGGGGAGAAAAAAATGGGGGATAA
- the trpB gene encoding tryptophan synthase subunit beta: MTTYTFPDAKGKYGQFGGRFVPELLMPAVIELEEAYEAAIQDAAFTEELNDYLQTYVGRETPLYHAKNLSAELGGPSIYLKREDLNHTGAHKINNTIGQALLTRRMGKKKVVAETGAGQHGVATATVCALLGLECVVFMGEEDIRRQKLNVFRMELLGAKVESVSHGSGTLKDAVNEALRYWVSNVEDTHYIIGSVVGPHPFPKIVRDFQSVIGNETKTQHRHKTGQLPDAVIACVGGGSNAMGMFYPFVEDKEVKLYGVEAGGSGVETNEHAATLTAGSPGILHGTMTHLLQDKYGQIEEATSISAGLDYPGVGPEHSHLHEINRVTYTSITDQEAMDAFKLLSQTEGIIPALESAHAVAYATKLAKQMDETESMVICLSGRGDKDVESAKDVLGGLTDE, encoded by the coding sequence ATGACAACTTATACATTTCCGGATGCAAAGGGAAAATACGGCCAATTCGGCGGCAGGTTTGTGCCTGAATTGTTAATGCCGGCAGTTATTGAATTAGAAGAAGCCTATGAAGCAGCAATACAGGACGCTGCATTCACAGAGGAACTAAATGATTATTTACAAACCTATGTGGGACGGGAAACCCCGCTTTATCACGCCAAAAATCTATCTGCTGAACTAGGCGGACCATCCATTTATTTGAAGCGGGAAGATTTGAACCATACAGGTGCCCATAAAATCAATAATACGATCGGGCAGGCCTTATTAACACGGCGGATGGGCAAAAAGAAGGTTGTTGCCGAGACCGGCGCAGGCCAGCACGGTGTTGCGACCGCCACCGTCTGTGCTCTTCTTGGACTCGAATGTGTCGTGTTCATGGGTGAAGAAGATATCAGACGGCAAAAGCTGAACGTTTTCCGGATGGAATTGCTTGGAGCCAAAGTCGAAAGTGTATCACATGGTAGCGGAACATTGAAAGACGCGGTCAATGAGGCATTGCGCTATTGGGTCAGCAATGTGGAAGATACCCATTATATTATCGGCTCAGTTGTTGGTCCTCATCCTTTTCCAAAAATCGTACGTGATTTCCAATCCGTGATTGGCAACGAGACAAAAACACAGCACCGTCATAAGACAGGTCAGTTACCGGATGCCGTTATCGCCTGTGTTGGTGGCGGCAGTAACGCTATGGGCATGTTTTATCCGTTTGTGGAGGATAAGGAGGTCAAGCTTTATGGTGTGGAAGCAGGCGGAAGCGGCGTGGAAACCAACGAGCATGCTGCAACGCTAACTGCCGGATCGCCTGGTATTCTGCATGGAACGATGACCCATTTGCTACAAGATAAATATGGCCAGATTGAAGAAGCCACTTCCATTTCAGCCGGGCTTGACTATCCCGGTGTCGGCCCTGAACATAGCCACCTCCACGAAATTAACCGGGTCACTTATACGTCGATAACCGATCAAGAAGCGATGGATGCCTTTAAGCTGCTTTCACAGACAGAAGGAATTATTCCTGCTTTGGAAAGTGCGCATGCGGTCGCATATGCAACAAAACTGGCAAAACAAATGGACGAAACTGAGTCGATGGTTATCTGTCTGTCCGGACGCGGAGATAAGGATGTGGAGTCGGCGAAAGATGTACTAGGGGGGCTTACAGATGAGTAA
- a CDS encoding MBL fold metallo-hydrolase, producing MGDKQPIRLDERIHLIDAFDLGVPERTGTYVIDEDELTLVETGPSPSVKYIKKGLGELGFSLEQVKYIIVTHVHLDHAGGAGLLLQDCPNATVVIHPKGARHLVNPKKLAAGARAVYGDSFSDLFDPIVPVPEDRLLVKGDGETLNVGDNCTLKFLDTPGHARHHFSIYDPISNGLFTGDTVGIRYQQLVRDGIDFFLPSTSPNHFDPSAMHASINRIRHMNLDRIYFGHFGMTEKVNEALIQVSEWLDVFVEIGEKVVSEEKGYDALASSMLERVKETLHPLDVPDNHDVYVLINLDMQVSALGIIDYFKRVK from the coding sequence ATGGGGGATAAACAGCCGATTCGGCTCGATGAACGTATTCATTTGATTGATGCTTTTGATTTGGGTGTACCGGAGCGCACTGGTACATATGTGATTGATGAAGATGAACTGACGCTAGTTGAAACTGGGCCAAGTCCATCAGTGAAGTATATCAAAAAAGGCTTGGGTGAGCTTGGCTTTTCGCTGGAACAAGTGAAATACATCATCGTGACCCATGTCCACCTCGATCATGCGGGTGGGGCTGGACTTTTATTGCAAGATTGTCCTAATGCAACCGTTGTGATACATCCAAAAGGGGCGAGGCATTTAGTGAACCCGAAAAAGCTTGCTGCGGGGGCAAGGGCTGTATATGGTGACAGTTTCAGTGATTTATTTGATCCAATTGTGCCAGTGCCTGAAGATCGGCTGCTTGTTAAGGGTGACGGTGAAACACTTAATGTTGGAGATAACTGTACATTGAAATTCCTGGATACACCGGGGCATGCGCGTCATCATTTCAGTATTTATGATCCGATCAGCAATGGTCTGTTTACCGGTGACACCGTGGGTATCCGTTATCAGCAGCTAGTCCGGGATGGGATTGATTTCTTCTTGCCGTCAACATCACCGAACCATTTTGACCCAAGCGCGATGCATGCATCCATTAATCGTATCCGCCATATGAATCTGGATAGGATTTATTTTGGCCATTTCGGCATGACGGAAAAAGTGAATGAAGCGCTTATTCAAGTTTCCGAATGGCTGGATGTTTTTGTGGAGATTGGTGAAAAAGTTGTGTCAGAGGAAAAAGGCTATGATGCACTGGCATCTAGCATGCTGGAACGCGTGAAAGAAACATTGCACCCGCTAGATGTCCCTGATAACCATGATGTTTACGTATTGATTAATTTGGATATGCAGGTAAGCGCACTGGGTATTATTGATTATTTTAAGAGAGTGAAGTAG